Proteins encoded within one genomic window of Marasmius oreades isolate 03SP1 chromosome 4, whole genome shotgun sequence:
- a CDS encoding uncharacterized protein (antiSMASH:Cluster_4.1): MVIDEIQTKEYVKGYGIDCDKVKAAIETTDDSDGRIDAVMEWILLRVDRDIHSLCIGRAIDGEPQSFHVIAFGEEAFHTDPEALRKKDILAPDYLKFLVEPFFIGPDVYEVVD, translated from the exons ATG GTAATCGACGAAATTCAAACCAAGGAATATGTTAAAGGCTATGGAATCGACTGCGACAAAGTCAAGGCCGCTATCGAGACAACGGATGACAGTGATGGGCGAATCGACGCAGTAATGGAATGGATTCTGCTACGTGTCGACCGCGACATCCATTCGCTTTGCATAGGAAGGGCCATCGATGGCGAGCCCCAATCCTTCCACGTTATCGCATTCGGCGAAGAGGCCTTTCATACAGATCCGGAggctttgaggaagaaagatatcCTTGCTCCAGACTATCTGAAGTTCCTTGTCGAACCATTTTTTATTGGGCCCGATGTATATGAGGTTGTGGATTG A
- a CDS encoding uncharacterized protein (antiSMASH:Cluster_4.1) — protein sequence MKAFKRAESLPRAEEMLKGSLKKEQRALLAYLLKKYGNTWEPWKTKLSKFRNKGEELMKEAK from the exons ATGAAAGCCTTCAAACGGGCAGAAAGTCTGCCGAGAGCAGAA GAGATGCTGAAAGGCTCGTTGAAGAAAGAGCAAAGAGCCTTGCTAGCTTATCTTCTCAAGAAGTACGGAAACACCTGGGAGCCTTGGAAGACCAAGCTTTCGAAGTTCAGAAACAAGGGAGAGGAATTGATGAAGGAAGCCAAGTGA
- a CDS encoding uncharacterized protein (BUSCO:EOG092620CR; antiSMASH:Cluster_4.1), which yields MPQPEDGNSSSNHGDHSDYHNTTSTSYPHSSSRPPLRHNDSTEGSSVHLRPDSPSQRMSSESSRISSPTKWRDTATAITESHESTNGAINVEPPQLVETTFDESILRTLCDMDCSIPLLLDRIKQSMVSCREASVFLKKRAAIEEEYGKSLQKLARSTAEMYAMNDGKAGTFVTAWQTSMRIHDTMGDNRIRFSQRLNEMSDELGTIVKEVDKNRKSTKELATRYERALQEAEGHTEKSRNRLDVSSEELERVLLQKEGESLKDNSVQARSGAGGKRVIGKAVAKGGLLLKGKNPGNIQRQEDDVRARVSAASDAFRKAVIDTQSMRQEYFNFQLPRILRSLKECSDEIDLGSQYHLTRYAFLFESTLMSDGKTLIPSRDDGSNIGLKTAIEMIDNRGDFRLFMQNYAYAHGGTVPRGPRREGPSDEGFLPLIPSHQPEKPHPSQPSSVNGHHTPADKGKPTFGVDLGEQMARDDVDVPRIMKKCCEAIEKYGLESQGIYRLSGTTSKVAKLKQLLDKDLEGVDLDAPEWSSDINNVASVIKMWLRELPEPLMTYSLQPGFVEAAKIENERLRHIRLHERVNELPDPNYATLKYLIGHLHRICQHESVNSMSTGNLSIVFGPTLFGQPVNGASGMADAPHQNMAVETILSHYTDIFVDESG from the exons ATGCCTCAGCCTGAGGATGGCAACTCGTCCAGTAATCATGGGGACCACTCAGATTATCATAACACAACGTCCACCTCGTACcctcattcttcttctcgACCCCCTCTGCGGCACAATGATTCTACCGAAGGCTCGTCCGTACACCTACGACCAGACTCACCATCACAAAGGATGAGCTCAGAATCCAGTCGAATATCTTCACCCACGAAATGGCGAGACACGGCAACAGCAATCACTGAATCTCATGAATCCACGAATGGCGCTATCAATGTAGAACCCCCACAGCTGGTGGAAACGACGTTCGATGAAAGTATACTCAGGACACTGTGCGATATGGAT TGCAGTATACCGTTGCTTCTCGACCGAATCAAACAGAGTATGGTCTCGTGCAGA GAAGCCTCAGTGTTTTTGAAGAAGCGGGCTGCCATCGAGGAGGAGTACGGGAAGAGTCTGCAAAAATTGGCACGCTCAACCGCCGAGATGTATGCCATGAATGACGGGAAGGCTGG AACTTTTGTCACTGCATGGCAGACGTCAATGCGAATACATGATACGATGGGTGACAACCGAATACGGTTCTCTCAGCGTCTGAATGAAATGAGCGATGAATTAGGGACCATCGTGAAGGAAGTAGACAAGAATAGGAAATCA ACCAAGGAGCTTGCCACCCGTTATGAGCGTGCCCTGCAAGAGGCGGAGGGACACACAGAGAAGAGCAGGAATCGTCTCGATGTATCGTCAGAAGAACTAGAACGTGTTTTACTACAGAAGGAAGGAGAGTCCTTGAAAGACAACTCTGTACAAGCAAGGAGTGGCGCTGGAGGGAAGCGGGTAATTGGCAAAGCCGTTGCGAAAGGGGGTTTACTACTCAAAGGCAAAAACCCGGGCAAT ATACAACGACAGGAGGACGACGTACGAGCCAGAGTATCTGCCGCTTCGGACGCCTTCCGAAAAGCCGTCATCGACACGCAGTCTATGCGACAAGAATACTTCAATTTCCAATTACCTAGGATATTACGG TCCTTGAAGGAGTGTTCGGATGAAATTGACTTGGGGTCGCAGTACCACCTCACTCGTTATGCTTTCTTGTTCGAGAGTACTCTAATGAGCGACGGAAAGACCCTCATACCCTCGAGAGACGATG GTTCCAATATTGGCTTGAAGACTGCCATTGAAATGATTGACAACCGGGGAGACTTCAGGCTTTTTATGCAGAACTATGCATATGCCCATGGTGGAACTGTGCCCAGAGGACCACGGAGGGAGGGCCCTTCGGATGAGGGATTC TTACCATTAATACCCTCGCATCAACCAGAAAAACCTCATCCGAGCCAACCAAGCTCCGTCAATGGACACCACACGCCGGCGGATAAAGGGAAGCCGACATTTGGTGTTGATCTAGGGGAGCAGATGGCTCGAGACGATGTTGACGTACCACGCATTATGAAGAAGTGCTGTGAAGCGATCGAGAAATATGGCTTGGAGTCTCAAGGCATATATCGTTTGAGCGGGACGACAAGCAAAGTCGCAAAGCTCAAGCAGTTACTGGACAAGG ATCTAGAAGGCGTGGACTTGGACGCTCCTGAATGGTCGTCGGATATTAATAACGTTGCGAGTGTGATCAAGATGTGGTTACGGGAGCTTCCCGAACCACTTATGACCTATTCTCTGCAACCAGGGTTCGTCGAAGCTGCAA AAATTGAGAATGAACGGTTGCGGCATATTAGACTTCATGAGAGAGTGAACGAGCTCCCGGATCCCAATTACGCTACTTTGAAATATCTCATTGGCCATCTCCACAG AATTTGTCAGCATGAGTCTGTGAATTCTATGTCGACAGGAAATCTTTCTATTGTATTTGGACCAACACTCTTTGGGCAACCTGTCAACGGCGCTAGTGGTATGGCAGATGCACCCCATCAGAACATG GCTGTGGAAACGATCCTCAGCCACTATACCGATATTTTTGTTGACGAGTCTGGGTAA
- a CDS encoding uncharacterized protein (antiSMASH:Cluster_4.1) — MLAPIATNLVNSPSNIPIPNEILSTIFNHVPSSTLTDIACVCQRFNLVAERILYASISIRDVLSNSSPYPWRTGRCCESILRRPGLREAIRKLHIRWSNDSRSPPSHLDLAPTSQTLAQVLVTTVFLESLELWLGPANFQIPPGGIHAVERVVRGCYFPHLLQCSLGAESHKGSPTYSRILETFLASLPSLRHLRLLDHHTALNIPPDALSQLSSFRGSADTSAYLLPGRPVEYLSLVGQDSDVNRDNLPRFTHTSIPLRYLDLSTMSVRPILLRNIATYLPTVEFLRIRLALRHTLHYALSGIRLLAGLASVLGAFPNLTQLDLSPTSVAGVLQSDYDQEIGLCREWSRACPSLRKVTFPSHTEWVLGSDGVWVPGV, encoded by the exons ATGCTTGCTCCCATCGCCACCAATCTTGTCAATAGCCCGtcgaatatccctattcccaACGAAATCCTCAGCACGATATTCAACCACGTACCTAGCTCCACCCTCACAGATATCGCGTGCGTATGTCAACGATTCAATCTGGTGGCCGAACGCATCCTTTATGCGTCTATTTCTATACGAGATGTTCTATCGAACTCATCGCCGTATCCATGGAGGACTGGAAGGTGTTGCGAGTCAATTCTTCGACGGCCTGGTCTCCGTGAAGCCATCCGAAAGCTCCACATCCGATGGTCCAATGACTCCAGATCTCCCCCTTCCCACCTCGATCTTGCTCCAACGTCCCAAACGCTCGCTCAAGTACTCGTTACAACCGTCTTTCTTGAGTCCTTAGAGCTGTGGCTGGGCCCAGCGAACTTCCAGATCCCTCCAGGTGGAATACACGCTGTGGAACGTGTTGTCCGTGGTTGCTACTTCCCACACCTGCTACAATGTTCTCTAGGTGCCGAATCCCACAAAGGCTCACCAACCTATTCCAGGATATTAGAAACCTTCTTAGCTTCCCTACCTTCTTTACGGCACTTGCGCCTCCTGGATCATCATACGGCATTGAATATTCCTCCTGACGCTCTATCCCAGCTTTCTTCCTTCCGTGGTTCAGCCGACACTTCAGCCTATCTCCTTCCTGGTAGACCGGTTGAATACCTGTCCCTGGTCGGCCAGGACTCCGATGTAAACCGAGACAATCTCCCGCGGTTCACGCACACATCAATTCCCCTTCGGTATCTAGACTTATCAACCATGTCGGTGCGACCGATTCTTCTCCGTAATATTGCGACCTATCTTCCGACTGTGGAATTCCTCAGGATCCGTCTCGCACTGCGTCACACCCTTCACTATGCGTTGTCGGGAATT AGGCTTTTAGCCGGACTTGCATCGGTACTAGGGGCTTTCCCGAACCTTACCCAACTGGACTTGTCTCCGACTTCAGTTGCGGGAGTATTACAGTCTGATTACGACCAGGAAATTGGATTGTGTCGGGAATGGAGTCGTGCCTGTCCCTCTCTTCGAAAGGTCACTTTCCCCTCTCACACAGAATGGGTGCTCGGGTCCGATGGCGTCTGGGTTCCAGGCGTTTAA
- a CDS encoding uncharacterized protein (antiSMASH:Cluster_4.1) — translation MSGRGKGGKGLGKGGAKRHRKILRDNIQGITKPAIRRLARRGGVKRISGLIYEETRGVLKIFLENVIRDSVTYTEHAKRKTVTALDVVYALKRSGRTLYGFGA, via the exons ATGTCTGGCCGTGGAAAAGGTGGCAAA GGACTCGGAAAGGGTGGTGCGAAGCGTCATCGTAAGATTCTTCGTGACAACATCCAAG GTATCACGAAGCCTGCTATTCGTCGTCTCGCCCGTCGTGGAGGTGTGAAGCGTATTTCTGGTTTGATATACGAAGAGACTCGTGGtgttttgaagattttcctcGAAAAT GTTATTCGAGACTCTGTGACATACACTGAACATGCTAAGCGGAAAACAGTGACTGCACTTGATGTCGTCTACGCTCTCAAGCGATCGGGTAGAACCCTCTACGGTTTCGGTGCATAG